The segment TATGGACCATCCCAATCGACACCATTGGTGAACGAGAATATTAAATTCACAGCTGAAATATGGTTCATACGGACGAAGAAAATGTCAAATTATTACTACTTGTAACTATTTTATCACATAAGAATTAGTAATGCTTTGGTTTTGATTATGTAAAAACGGACCGTGCTTAGGAATGCAAATCTGCATAGTGTAAATGGGAGAATCGGCTTTGCCTCGATCTTTCTTAAGCATTGCTCTTGGTTCTCCACCACACATGATTGGTTGGTTAAATCCTCCTGCACGATTTGTAACCagttgaataattttttttttcatttttattagcTCATAGGACTGGACTATGCAAACCCCATAAATGAGTCACAGTTACTAGCGTCAACTCATAGGGATAAAGTTCAAATACAAGTTAACTAGATGTTATATGAGAAAACTAACCGTTGAAAGCAACCCCATAGTCCTCGTTAGGAGTGAGTTTGGTTGCAGCTGGATTGTAGAACAGTTTCAACTTTTCACCCTATTTCAAGAAAGAACTATTGAGTCAACGAGCGTTAACTTTGAGGCTAACATGGGTAGAGAAACTTTACTGCGGTTGGAGGAAGACCGTTCATGGTTTTCCAGAACACTGGAGCTGTCCCCATCTCGAACATTGCCCATGAAGGAAGCTTATATCTACAAAAAATTAATCAACCATCAACTATGTTGCTTATACTTATTATCAAACCAAACTAACAAGAGGACAGACTCTTTGATTTCTTCGAGGGGTGCAAGAGTGGTGGCAACAGATTTTACTTGCAGTTCAAGTTTCCTCCTTGGAAATCTCCTGTGTATTGGACTAACCGTTGAGCTGTACACTGCATATATTATCCAAAAAAACCTTCATACTTAGAGATTTGAGTACATAGATTAACATCAAAGAAGTACAAAAATACTCCTTACAAAAACTGCGTTTAGAGGATAAAGGGTGTGAAGGAGATACAAAAACTGCGGTGTTAGCAGCTGCAGCCATGGGAACCAATCTGATGAGAAACTCTGTTCAATAGATGAACGAAGAGGAATTGATATATAGTCTCAAGATTAAAGATTATTTGCCACCACAGAATAAAATATCTTCTCGAGATGTTTTTCTTAACCATATGAAAACAAAGACTTTGAAGTGCCGTCCCATagagacaaaaaaatatcttgTTTGAATTGTCGGGATTGGAATTTTCTCTTGAATAGATAAGAAGGAATGGGCCAAAATCAAAGAAAGCCCATTTAAGGATAAACCAATCTAAGCCCAACTAAGGAAACTCAATATTGTAACTACTGGGGCGATTTATTAAGTTTCCGAGAACATCAAGGACTATTTCAGTAAAACCAAAAAGAGAGTATCCGTGTTTTAGTTCACTGCCCCAAATTGGCAATCCAAATCCCTAAGACCACCTTATCCTCTCTCTCTAGCCACAAAGATGAGATGTTTGGACACGTCTCTATCACTCCAACAACACAACAACTTGTGAGCATACAAAAAGACCGACCCTGATTCATACAcgaacacacatatatatatatattgatactATAAATGTATATGTAGGGTTTAactctctccttctccttctcggCGACAACAATGGCGTCTCTTCTGACCTCTCCCATAACAAAGCCCAAacctttcttcctctcctcGCCTCCACGACCACTAACCGCACCGCCGTCGTTGAATCTCGCCGGGATCTCACTCACCCACAACCAAAAGCTCGCTCCTTTCAGGCTCCCCAGCCTCCTCGTCTCCTCCGCACTCAAGAGAGATGTCGCCGCCGCAGCTGCTGCTTCAGCGGCGGAGTCTGAGGGAGATTACAGAAGGATAATGCTTTCGGATGtgatggtgaagaagaagaaggacaaggCGGTTTGGTGGGAGAGAGAGTGGACTTCGATGGATTTCGGAGCTGTTGCTGTGGTTGTCTCCATGCATTTGCTTAGCTTGTTGGCTCCGTTTCAGTTTAACTGGAGAGCTGTCTCGGTTGCTTTTGTGCTTTATATCGTGACGGGTCTTCTGGGGATTACTCTGTCTTTTCATAGGAATCTTACTCATAGAAGCTTCAAGCTTCCTAAGTGGCTTGAGTACTTGTTTGCTTATTGTGGAGCTCAGGCTCTTCAGgtgagtgtgtgtgtgtattcGAATTGGTTCTTAGATTTGTGGGATAGTGTATTTGATGgtttgtgttgtttttttttgcttcaggGGCACCCTATTGATTGGGTGAGTACGCATAGGTaccatcatcagttttgtgattCAGACAAAGATCCTCATAGCCCGCTTGAAGGGTTTTGGTTTAGTCACATGAATTGGATGTTTGATACCAATACTATCACGCAAAGGGTACGACGGGGTCcgtttttgtttcttgtttctcaTATTAAGATTTGTCTGGGAAAAAGGGTAatctgattgtttttttttttgcttgtcaTGTTTTTGAAGGTTGGAGAGCCTAATAATGTTGGGGACTTGGAGAAGCAGCCTTTCTATCAGTTCCTTAAAAACACCTACATTTGGCATCCGGTGGCTCTGGCGGTTGCTCTTTACGCAATGGGTGGCTTCCCCTTCATCGTTTGGGGAATGGTATGTTATCTGTTAtttattttgcatttttaatCCATCACCGTTAATTTCAAGAACGAGATATAGATGGTACTATGATGTGTGTTTTAGCTTAACAAATCCACCATTTTTTTGTGTGGCCAAATCTCCTCCATTTGATCAAAATCGTTAGACAACTTGCTTTTTTGTGTGTCTTTGTCATTTAGTCCAACTTAGGTtagtattaattaatttaataaagcaGAGAACCACAAGTAAACATATCTGATCTATCTTCATgcttttgttatgtttttgtttattttgcaGGGTGTAAGGATAGTATGGGTATATCACATAACTTGGCTAGTAAACTCAGCTTGTCACGTTTGGGGAAACCAAGCATGGAACACTGGAGATTTGTCTAAGAACAACTGGTAAAGTTCCATCATCATCCATTAAATCCTTTACAacttgaaatattatataacttttgtatataatttgtaCTATGATTATTTCAGGTGGGTAGCAGCTCTAGCATTTGGAGAAGGATGGCACAACAATCACCATGCTTTCGAGTTCTCTGCTCGACATGGACTTGAATGGTGGCAATTTGATATGACTTGGTACGTCGTTAGATTCCTCCAAGCCGTTGGATTAGCAACCGATGTTAAGCTTCCATCAGAAGCTCAGAAAGAAAGAATGGCACTTACAACCAGTGATTGATGATAGTACGTAGTAACTATGTGGTCACCACCGGAATCAAAACTGTTGTACGTCTCGAGCTATGAAAACTAAaagagtttttgttttttttggtgtcTTTACATATAAACGTATATATATGTTCTATGCAAGAGGTGTATGTGACAAACTGATTATGAATTCTAAGTTTATCTTGTTATTATTACATTCAAATAcacaagaaacaaagaaaaaagatgacaaaacaTTCACATTCAATTTTAACTGAATAATTCTCTCAAACTATGCTCCTCCTACATCTTCAAATCTACGGATAAATTATATTCTtttcaataaatattattacCTGTACTAGAAAATTGTATGTGACAAACTGCTTACATGATTATGAATTTTAAACTACTACAGTTAGATTGAAtacaaaaggaaagaaaaaaaaacattcatgtTCTGTTTGGCCAAGGTGTCCACGGCAATTCTAGATACTCAACAGGTTTGAGCTTTGGAAACACGGTTTTGAAATCCCATTCAAGGCCTCGAAACAAGATCCCTTTCGGTGTCGCTTCGTGAACACATGAAGATTCAGGGCACATCTCGGCGTCCAGATAGGTGTTTTCGATCACGAGAGTGGCGGTTCCCAAAGCGGACCGGAAACGGCAGATGTGGATCGCCGG is part of the Raphanus sativus cultivar WK10039 chromosome 5, ASM80110v3, whole genome shotgun sequence genome and harbors:
- the LOC108863460 gene encoding palmitoyl-monogalactosyldiacylglycerol delta-7 desaturase, chloroplastic, translated to MASLLTSPITKPKPFFLSSPPRPLTAPPSLNLAGISLTHNQKLAPFRLPSLLVSSALKRDVAAAAAASAAESEGDYRRIMLSDVMVKKKKDKAVWWEREWTSMDFGAVAVVVSMHLLSLLAPFQFNWRAVSVAFVLYIVTGLLGITLSFHRNLTHRSFKLPKWLEYLFAYCGAQALQGHPIDWVSTHRYHHQFCDSDKDPHSPLEGFWFSHMNWMFDTNTITQRVGEPNNVGDLEKQPFYQFLKNTYIWHPVALAVALYAMGGFPFIVWGMGVRIVWVYHITWLVNSACHVWGNQAWNTGDLSKNNWWVAALAFGEGWHNNHHAFEFSARHGLEWWQFDMTWYVVRFLQAVGLATDVKLPSEAQKERMALTTSD
- the LOC108862740 gene encoding protein POST-ILLUMINATION CHLOROPHYLL FLUORESCENCE INCREASE, chloroplastic, yielding MAAAANTAVFVSPSHPLSSKRSFLYSSTVSPIHRRFPRRKLELQVKSVATTLAPLEEIKEYKLPSWAMFEMGTAPVFWKTMNGLPPTAGEKLKLFYNPAATKLTPNEDYGVAFNGGFNQPIMCGGEPRAMLKKDRGKADSPIYTMQICIPKHAVNLIFSFTNGVDWDGPYRLQFQVPKRWQNKPIEFFNEGLAKELSQDGACERAIFPDSNIVATRCTMIANLTVEGGDRCNLDLVPGCMDTNSEHFNPLANVDDGSCPLELSDSDE